The Bacillus vallismortis genome window below encodes:
- the ykoG gene encoding two-component system response regulator YkoG produces MEKGHILIVEDEEKIARVLQLELEYEGYSVTMKHNGTEGLNAAAEGGYTLVLLDVMLPGLSGLEVLRRLRKTDSQTPVILLTARDSVPDKVTGLDIGANDYVTKPFEIEELLARIRAALRQNGTKTKDVDTFLTYDDLRVNEKTREVRRGDKEVELTPREFDLLVYMLKHPQQVLTREQILSSVWGFDYIGDTNVVDVYIRYIRKKLDYPYEKQLIHTIRGVGYAIKG; encoded by the coding sequence TTGGAAAAAGGACACATATTAATTGTGGAAGATGAAGAAAAAATCGCCAGAGTGCTTCAGCTTGAATTGGAGTATGAAGGTTACAGCGTTACCATGAAACACAATGGTACGGAAGGGCTGAATGCGGCAGCGGAAGGCGGGTATACCTTGGTGCTTCTTGATGTTATGCTTCCGGGACTTAGCGGCCTGGAGGTGCTGCGCCGCTTGAGAAAAACGGATTCGCAAACACCTGTCATTTTATTAACGGCGCGCGACAGTGTGCCTGATAAGGTAACTGGACTGGACATCGGTGCCAATGACTATGTCACAAAGCCGTTTGAAATTGAAGAATTACTTGCCAGAATCAGGGCGGCACTGCGCCAAAACGGGACAAAAACAAAAGATGTTGACACCTTTCTTACTTATGACGACTTACGGGTGAATGAAAAAACACGTGAAGTGAGACGCGGAGACAAAGAGGTGGAATTAACGCCGCGGGAATTTGATTTGCTCGTCTATATGCTGAAGCATCCGCAGCAAGTGCTGACACGGGAGCAGATTTTAAGCTCAGTATGGGGATTTGATTATATTGGTGATACAAATGTCGTGGACGTCTACATCAGATACATCAGAAAAAA